Proteins encoded by one window of Verrucomicrobia bacterium CG1_02_43_26:
- a CDS encoding ABC transporter permease, with protein sequence MMNVLQLFGALELGLIYGIVALAVYLTFRVIDFRDLTVDGSLPLGAAVSAILIINGYNPWLALIASGIAGGVAGWITGVLSTRFKIMPLLAGILTMTALYSVNIRIMGRPNIALLNDETIFTHSSNPIIITLIIVLVVKAAIIYLMNTQYALGLRAIGKNPRVSRAMGVRVGFGIKTVLAVSNGLVALAGGLLAQLQGFADVSMGLGTLVVGLVAIILGEKIFRNFSISGLLVSCLVGSIIYRLAISFALNTHLFGMKASDLNLITAVIIIVTMILPGLKKRKS encoded by the coding sequence ATCATGAATGTCTTACAACTCTTTGGCGCATTAGAACTCGGGCTTATTTATGGGATCGTTGCCCTGGCGGTTTATTTAACGTTTCGGGTGATCGATTTTAGGGATCTTACCGTAGATGGCTCACTGCCACTGGGAGCAGCGGTCTCTGCCATACTCATTATAAATGGTTATAACCCTTGGCTAGCATTGATCGCTTCGGGTATTGCCGGGGGAGTCGCCGGGTGGATAACGGGCGTTCTCAGCACACGTTTCAAAATAATGCCGCTGCTGGCGGGTATATTGACAATGACGGCTCTCTATTCCGTTAACATACGCATCATGGGGCGCCCTAACATCGCTTTACTCAACGATGAAACCATTTTTACGCATTCGAGTAACCCGATTATTATAACGCTCATAATCGTCTTAGTCGTCAAGGCTGCGATCATCTATTTAATGAACACGCAATACGCGCTTGGTCTACGCGCCATTGGTAAAAACCCACGGGTTTCTAGAGCCATGGGAGTGCGTGTAGGCTTTGGTATCAAAACTGTTCTTGCTGTCAGTAATGGTCTTGTTGCCTTAGCGGGTGGGCTGCTAGCACAGTTACAAGGGTTTGCAGATGTTTCCATGGGATTAGGCACACTGGTCGTTGGCTTGGTAGCAATTATCCTAGGGGAAAAGATTTTTAGAAATTTTTCCATCTCGGGTCTGCTTGTTAGCTGTCTTGTAGGTTCCATAATATATCGCTTGGCAATTTCATTTGCGTTAAACACACACCTGTTTGGCATGAAGGCATCAGACCTCAATCTCATAACGGCCGTCATTATCATTGTAACGATGATCCTCCCGGGTCTTAAAAAAAGAAAATCTTAA
- a CDS encoding ABC transporter ATP-binding protein, translating to MLEIHDIHVTLNERTPIQKKILNGITLTVNPNEAIAVIGANGSGKTTFMNAIAGEVKIKSGSIKIDKKNVTKWDTQQRSASVARVFQDPLAGTCGELTIEENLALAYNRGKPRNFLPAITKSMRELFKESLSELKMGLEKRLKDPMELLSGGQRQAISLVMATLQPSQILLLDEPTAALDPKISTKVLNLADKLIEKYSLTTLMITHSMQQALTFGSRTIVLSQGKIIRSILAEERSNMTVADLMAIFEE from the coding sequence ATGCTTGAAATTCACGATATACATGTCACGTTAAACGAGAGAACCCCTATTCAGAAAAAGATCCTCAATGGGATCACCCTCACCGTCAATCCCAATGAGGCCATCGCGGTTATTGGGGCTAATGGGAGCGGTAAAACCACTTTTATGAATGCGATTGCCGGCGAAGTTAAGATCAAATCCGGTAGCATTAAGATTGATAAAAAAAATGTCACCAAGTGGGATACTCAACAGCGTTCCGCAAGTGTCGCACGCGTCTTTCAAGACCCACTGGCGGGAACTTGCGGGGAGCTCACCATTGAAGAGAATCTGGCACTGGCTTATAACAGAGGCAAACCACGTAACTTTCTTCCCGCAATTACAAAAAGCATGAGAGAGCTTTTTAAGGAAAGCCTATCTGAGCTGAAGATGGGCTTGGAAAAACGATTGAAGGACCCCATGGAGCTCCTCTCCGGCGGCCAACGTCAAGCGATCAGCCTCGTCATGGCCACGCTACAACCCAGCCAGATCCTTTTATTAGACGAACCCACAGCCGCACTGGATCCCAAGATATCCACTAAAGTTCTTAATTTAGCCGATAAGCTCATCGAAAAATATTCGCTGACAACGCTTATGATCACCCACAGCATGCAGCAGGCTCTCACCTTTGGCTCACGTACGATTGTGCTTAGCCAGGGCAAAATCATCCGCAGTATATTAGCTGAAGAGCGCTCGAATATGACCGTTGCTGATTTGATGGCTATATTTGAAGAGTAA